The genomic stretch TCATCCTCTACTTCGGACTGATGGCCGACGTCACGCCGCCGGTCGCGGTCGCGGCCTACGCCGCCGCCGGCATCGCGAAGGCCGACGAGTTCTCGACGGGCGTGACCGCGTTCATGCTCTCGCTCAACAAGATCCTCGTCCCCTTCGCGTTCGTCCTCTCGCCGGGGATCCTACTGCTTCGTACCACCGACGGCGAAGTCTCGACCATTGGAACGGCCGATATCCTCGATCTCGGCTTCTTCGTCCCGGAGGTCGTGATCCCCATCGTCGGTATGTTCGCCGGCGTCTACGCGCTGGGTATCGGGATAATCGGCTACTACACCGAGGAAGTCTCCGACATCGACCGTACGCTGTTCTCGCTGAGTTCGATCGCGATGATGGCGCCCGGACTGGTGTTGCTGACGATACAGGGGATCGGCCGCGCGATGGGCGTCTGGCTCGTGCTCGATACGATGACCCTCGACTTCGCGCTACGGGGAGCGGGTGCCGTCCTGCTAGTGGCGCTGATGTTTCGCAACCGTGGCGGCGTTGAGGAGGACGAACGGCCTACGGCAGGCACGACCAGCGCCGAGTAGTCCCGAACCGCAAGACCTGTCTTCGGCGGTTTCGAACCGCACCTTATGTCGCTTCTCGACGCCGCGATGAACGGGGCCCACCTCGGGTTCGCCGGACTCTGGGTCGGCAGCGTGATCTTCCTGACAGTCGCCGTTCTCCCGCTGGCACGGGAAGGGGCGTTCGACGCCGCTCCGCTCGAAACCGTCACCTCCCGACTGCAGTGGATCTCTCGGATCAGCGCGTTGGCGCTGTTCGCGAGCGGCGGGCATCTGGCTGGCACGCGCTATACGGTCGACTCGCTGTTCGGGAGCGCCCAGGGCCATCTCGTGCTCGTGATGCTCACGCTGTGGTTCCTGCTTGCCCTGCTCGTCGAACTCGGTTCGAAAAAACTGGCAACCGGTTTCGCCCAGCGAAAAGTCCGCCAGCCAGCCCACGAGGCGCGGCCATACTTCCTTGTGGCCTCGCTGGTGGGTGTCTTGTTGTTCGTCGACGCCGGCTTCCTCTCTGTGCCGACGGCGATCCCGGTTTAGGCTTCGGGCTCGGGGTCGCTGACCGCCCACCCGAACTCGAACTCGCCGTGTTCCGCGAACGCGCTGTACAGTTTGTAGCCGACGACCCCGAGGATCGCGAGGACGACCAGGACGAACAGTCCGAACGCTCTGAGCAGTTTCGACAGGACCATACCTCCGATTGGTTCGCTAGCCACCTAATTCTGACCCCGGCCTCAGCGCTCGAACTCGCGCTGGAGGTCTTCGGCCGTCGACCCGACGTCCAGTTCGTCGGCCGCACCCTCGCCGCTCGTCATCGTATAGAGCCGATAGGCGAGATACGCGATACCGGTGACGAGGGCGATTCCGACGACGATCCCCAGAAGTGACAACAACAGGCTCGCCAGCGCGCTGATGACCATCAGTGCGACGATCGCCACGAGGGCGTAGCCCGCGATCTTGAGCAGCCGTAGCGTCTCCATGCCCGGCGGTTCGCCCGCCGGGCACTTAACTATCGCCGCCGGCCTACCGCCCGGCGGTCGACTCTCCCATGCGGGCTCGACGGAGCCGGTACGAGGGACGCGAGCTAGAGGCCGCTGTCGCCGACCACAGGTTTTTGCCCCGGCGTCGAGGAGCAGTACCATGGAGTACACCACGCTCGGGTCGACCGGGATGTCGGTCAGTCGACTCTGTCTGGGTTGTATGAGCTTCGGGGATCCCGACTGGCGCGAGTGGGTCCTCGAGGAAGAGGAGAGTGAAGAGATCATCGAGCGGGCGATCGACTTGGGGATCAACTTCTTCGACACCGCGAACATGTACTCGCGGGGCGAAAGCGAGCGCATCCTCGGCAACGCCCTCGAGGGCTATGACCGCGATTGGCCCGTCGTCGCCACGAAGGCCTACAACCCGATGGACGACGACAACCCCAACGCGCAGGGACTGTCCCGGAAGGCGATCGAGCAGGAACTCGAGAACAGCCTCGACCGGCTGGGA from Halalkalicoccus subterraneus encodes the following:
- a CDS encoding transporter; the encoded protein is MSLLDAAMNGAHLGFAGLWVGSVIFLTVAVLPLAREGAFDAAPLETVTSRLQWISRISALALFASGGHLAGTRYTVDSLFGSAQGHLVLVMLTLWFLLALLVELGSKKLATGFAQRKVRQPAHEARPYFLVASLVGVLLFVDAGFLSVPTAIPV